atatagGCTTTACAAATAtgaattataatcaaaattaaactctCAACTATACTGAGAgatttattgaaatgaaattacaaaaaaatagcacacaatCTGccatttgaattcaaatttgaaaaaaacacaaaaacaggaCATTATCTTGACTTCAATCTTCCCTCAAGGCAGCATCTCACACGTGTTCCAACACTCCTCCTTGAGACTTGCCTTGAACATTCCTAGCTTCATCCTAAGCATCTCCAGCCTTGATCTTGGAAGTCCTTTAGTCATTAAATCTGCCAATTGGACTTCAGTTGGACAGTGAAGAATTTTGATGAACAAATTCTTCTCAGCTTCCCTCAATGCATGAAACTTGACATTAATGTGCTTTGTTCTCCCATGCTGGACTGGATTTTGTGCAATTGCTATTGCTGACTTGTTGTCACAATAAAGCTCGGTTGGTGAGCTTTGCTTATGACCCAAATCTGCCAAAACTTTGCTCAACTATATAGCCTGATTTGCAGCAGCTGCCATGGAGATGTACTCAGCCTCTGCTGTCGATTGAGCAACCACATCTTGCTTCCTTGCATTCCAGCAAATTGCAACCTGAACCAATGCTAAAAAACATAACCAGAAGTACTCTTCATATCATCAACACTTCCAGCCCATTACTATCTGCATAGCCAATCAAGCATACTCCTCCTGTTTTTGAGTACCTTAGGCCTAAGTCAGCTGTGTGCCTTTGATGTATTTCAGTACTCTTTTGCCACTCCCATGTGAACAACTACTAGGTGAACTCATGAATCTTGACAGCAAACCAGCAGGGAACATCAAGTCTGGTCTAGTTGCTGTCAAGTATAGCAAACTGCCCACCAAGCTTCTAAAAACAGAAGGATCTTCTAGCTTCTCACCCATCATTCTTCgaaaattcttttcattttgtgcCAAAGGTGTAGCTACTTCTTTGCATGATTCCAGTTTTGAACCTTTTAAGCACATCAATAGCATACTTCTTTTGtgacaaaaaaaatcctaagTTGTCTTGTTGTATCTCCAttccaagaaaataattcatcatCCCCAAGTCACTCATTTCAAATACATCCTCCATTTCCTTTTTGAACTTTGCCAGCAATGAAGTATTGCTTCCAGTCACCAACATGTCATCTACATAAAGTGAAATTACTAACTGCACTTCATCTCCTTCTTTCTTTAAGTACAATGTAGCTTCATTTTCACTCCTTCTAAACACCCAATTGGATTAAATAGGAATCAATCCTACTATATACCAAGCCCTTGGGGCTTGTTTCAAGCCATAAAGAGCTTTGTGTAGCTTATATACCTTATGCTCATGGCCTGCCACTTTGAATCCTTCGGGTTGCTGCACATATATGTCTTCAACTAATATACCATTTAAATAAAGCTGATTTAAACATCTAAATGGTATACCTTCCATCCAAGTTTGACCAGCAATTGCAAGAAGGAGCCGAATTGTATCATGCCTAGCAACTGGGGCAAATGTGTCCCCGTAATCAACCCCAGCCACTTGTGCAAATCCTTTGACCACACCAATCTAGCTTTGTGTTTAAATATAGAACCATCAGGATTGAATTTAGTCCTGAATACCCACTTAACACCAATTTCTTTCTTGTTGTGAGCAGCACTGTCAAGCTCCAGGTTTGATTCCTTTCAATGGAATCAAATTTCTGATTTCATGGCTTCTATCCAAGCTGCATCCTTTGTTGCTTCAGCATAGCTTGTTGGCTCGGCATGCACCAAGTTACACCTCTCATATATCTCAGCTAGGGGCCTAACTTTAAGAACATCTGCATCTGGAAGTTCCATCAACATCAAACTCAGTTTCAGTGCTTGTTTCCCCTGCTGCCAGCATCAAGGATTGTGCTCTTTCTGATCCACCTCCTTCAAGTCCCAATTCCAGCATGCAAATTTCATCAAAGTGCACGTCTCTACTGATCTGAATTTTGGACTCATTCAGGTTGTAAATCCTGTAACCTTTGGATTCAGTTGAATATCCCACAAAAAATTCCCTTGACTGCTGTTTCATTCTAGCTTCCCTCTTTTGACATGGGCACATGAAAATAACACAGAGAACCAAAACAACCCCTTAGATGGTTGGCAGTTGGCTTTCTTCCTGACCAAGCTTCTATGGGTGTTTTTCCATTGACAGACTTTATGGGAAGCCTGTTAGCAAGTAAACTGAGGTGTTTACTGCCTCTGCCCCATAGAAACTTAGGCAACCTCTTCTCAAACATCATGCACCTTGACATTTCCATGATTGTTCCTATTCTTCCTCTCCGAGACACCATTCTGCTGAGGAGAATAGGGCACTGTCAAACTGGTGCACAATTCCAGTTTCAAGGCAAAAATTCTGGAAATCCCTTGAAGTATATTCTCCACCATTGTCGGTTCTCAGCACCTTAATTTCTTTGTCCACTTTGTGTTTTCAACCCATGCTTTTGAAACTCTTGAACTTTGATAGTGCTTGAGACTTGTTTTCCAGAAACTAGGGACCCAAATCATTCTGCTATGGTCatcaatgaacaaaataaagtaaaaagttATTGTTCAAGGGAGGCTGTCCTCATTGGTCCACCAAATGTCAGAATGGACCAATTCCAGCCTTGATTTTGCTCTATTGGTTGTTGCACGAGGGAATGAAACCCTATGGTGCTTCCCCAACTCACAACCTTCACACAAATGTGCACATTCAGAAATGGCAGGCATCCCCCTCTATCATGCATCTGTCATGCAACAATTTTCAAAGAATCGAAATTGTAGTGCCCAAACCTCTTGTGCCAAACAACACTCATATCAGAATTTGCACTTAATGCATGACCTTCAATGACatttaaatcaagataaaaaactaTTTCCATCCATTTTTATCTTTGCTACAGCAGAATATCCTTTGTGTCAACAATGAAGCAGCAATTATCCTTAAAGGTTACTTCATAACCATTCCTAAGCATTtgaggaacactcaacaaattttgATCTAACTCAGGAATGAAGAGGAcattttttgatagtttttgtaCCTCTTGAAGTGCTGCTGACTGTGACAATGCCTCTTCCTTTAGCTTGCACAAAGTCACCATttcccaatttaatttttggctTTATTGATCgatcaattgaagaaaaaattgacaaatgcTTTGTCATGTGGCTGGTGCAGCCACTGTCAATAAGCCAAGTGTTCTTCTTGGAGATGGTATTGGTCTGCAAGGCCATGAATAGCTGCTCCTCAGTTTCTTCAGGGTCCTTGTCTTCTTCAGATACATTTGCTTGCTGCTGAAAATCCTTGTTGCGGCTGTTTCTTCTTCAGCCTGCAAAACTTTTCACTATGGCCATTTCTCTTTGCAAAAAATCACAGTGAATGAGAGTTTTGCCTTTGAACCAGCAGTCAGCCTCTGCGTGATTTGTTCTCTTAcaataagaaaaaggagaaaaatgtcTACTGGCAGGGACAATAGCTTTACCTTTTGACAGGTTTGATTTACCAGTACTGAAATTTTTCTtgggaaaaattccagattttttccctttaaagcTTGCTTGAAATGCTCCTTCAACAGCTTCATCATCTCTCATTTGAACCCTTTGCTCTTGAATTTGAAGCTTGCTGATTAACTCTGCAATAGATAGAGTTTGCAAATCACAAGACTCTTCTATTGCAGAGATTTTAGCCTCAAATCTTTCTGGAATTGACATCATAAGCTTCTCCACTATCTTATGATCTTCAAATGTCTCCCCAAGGAGTCTCATTTGGTTGACAATGTTCATCAATCTGCCGGAATAGGACTTGACATTTTCATTGTCCTTCATCTTCATTAGCTCAAATTCTCTCTTTAATGCAAGGAGTTTGACTGTTTTGACTCGATTGCTGCCTTCAAATTCAACTTGAAGTTTGTCCCAAATCTGTTTTGGTGTCTCAAGATTCATAATCTTGGTGAAAATTTGGTTTGCAATTCCAGAATGCAAACATGTAATAGCCTtgtctttcttcaatttttcttcttcatgagcCCTTATTTGAGCTAAAGTTGGATTTGCACGTAGTGGATATGGATCAACATCCGTCTCCACAATGTTCCATAAACCTTGGGATCGCAGGAAAAACCTCATTTTGACAGCCCAAATGTGATAGTGCTCACCATCAAAAATTGGAACCGAAGAGTGTGAATGTGCAGAGGATGACGAAGCCATTGATTTCTTAGAAGTTAACTCTCAGTGTTTCTCTCAACCCCCCAAGTGTTTTACACTCACAAtctctcgtgtttcactcagtAAAATCACCCTCAGTCCCGTAGGAAttttgctctgataccactgttgaAATTTGATGATCTGAACAGTAACTGTTTATAACAGTTACTGTTTGGATTAAATTCTGGAAAATgcgaaatttgaagaaattgaagactTGCAATAATAAGTAGAATTGATGAATTGTGTTTgcttaatattattcaaaatggAAATGCCTAATATATAGGCTTAcaaaacatgaattataatcaaaattaaactctCAACAATACTGAGAgatttattgaaatgaaattacgaaaaaatagcacacaatctgctatttgaattcaaatttgaaaaaaacacaaaaacaggaCATTATCTTGACTTCAATCTTCCCTCAAGGCAGCATCTCACACGTGTTCCAACAATACTCATAATCATCCATGGTGGTAGCTGCTTACAGATAGGACCAATACTTGTGCCAACCTTTACTTACATGGGCAGGCATCAGATTTCAGAAAATGGAAAGGATTTAGTTAGGATAATTACATGTGGGATATTTCATGGAAAGTGGGTATCAGTGGTTTCGACTCGACAACATTTGAAAGAGTTCCAAGGTATAGCTGGAATATATTTAATAAAGGGAATTTTCTGGAGCAAGCTGTAAGTCTTTGATAGTGATGGATAAAGAGGGAAATAAGATAGTGCAAAGATGCCAACTGGGATAAAGGAGACTGCATATAGAGTAATTTTTGTCCAGCTTTCCTTGCTGTAAATCATCAGAATGATTGTTGCTCCAAACGCTACCATCATCATTGCCACAGAGAGAAACAGAAATGTGAAGCCTACCATCAACTTATCAGGAAGTGTATGCTTGAAATCTTTGAATCGAAACGGGGATGTTAGGATAGAGAGGAAAGTAACAACTGATGTCAAAGCGAACGCAAGGGAGAGTACATCAGTCACGGTGAAAACCACAAAGAATGGTTTGTTGACGAGAACAGGAACACCAGTGCTCTGATTCGGACCTCCTGGAACCGTGTAGGCTGCAGCAAAGGCAACGGTGGCAATGAGAACTGCTACCACAGAACATCCTTCTGCTGTTGTCTTTAGCCATTCTTTGGCTAAATTACGGAGTTCAGAATTTGCAGTAATGAAATACCCTTCTGCAGTGAGCTTCATATTGTTCTGGTGATTCAGGAAATGGGATGGAGTGACTTCTTTGACGCGCTGCGTTCTCACATGGATAACAAAGAGAACATGTCTATCaagttttcttaaaagaaaagaattatagAATTagaccattaattttttttatttatttcttcttataAATCATACATAAATTACTTTTAAGATGAATTATTATGTAAACTCACCCTACCATATTGCTGTAATACGTCTACTCCAACCGCTTCAGGATTCAAGATTagtatgacaataaaaaaatattgtgcttGCCGTGAATTATGTGAATGATAGATATGCATAGCAGGAAGGTAAAAGTCTAAAAAGTGCACCTCAAACCAGAGTAATTCTTCTCATCAGATATAAAATCCTTTCGTTTCTTTCTGACGGTGTGTAGAATGGAATTCCCATCACCATCAATCTTCCTTGTCAGCCTCTTCATAGGCACGTCCATTCCTTTCACAAGCTCGAAAATCTTCTTTTGGCGGTATTTGATTGCTACATGCAATACATTGCGCCCTTCGTCATCAATGTGTTCGACTGCCTGGGGATATAGCTTGAGTATTTCTTCAACAATCTCCACACAGCCTGACTTTGTAGCCAAACTCAAAGGAGTTTCTCCAAGACTCTCCTCTTTGTCtagaattttattaaacaaatgtACCTCTTGCCGTTCTTGGCCTCCCTTTTCTCCGTACTTATGGATTTTAGGCTTGCTCTGGTCGATGCTAGAATACGTAAGCTCCCAGGAGGTATCTTTTCTGACTAAAAACTTGGCAAGCTCCACAGCTGATCTATGCagttgcttttgcttttgaacCTTTTCCCTCCATACTGAGCATCCATATGATTTTGCTTTCAAGGAAATAAGTTAGTCGCAAATGGTTAGTTGCATATAAATTCTGTGATGCAATGTAAGAATGAGTTTATTATGCAGAAACAAGGCAAGTTACATCATGGTTGTTAAAAGGAATGACAGAAAAAGAAGggaaactataataaaaaaaatctaagaatgttacattttttttttttttttatatatgagaaGTGCCATAATCACATTGGTTTCACTGATTCAGTGAAAACTGGAAGGGTAAGGATTATACTTCCATACCTAAATTAATGAATCCTTCTTCAGGCTCTAGTTTAAAAGCTGATGGGTTGCATGATAAAAGCTGAAGACCAGTCATACCATCGGCATCTTTTTGGCCAATTAAATGCGTGTAGTCCAACGCAATTCGGTATGCCAAATCTGTGGCCCAACGTAATTTgtatgaaagaaaacatttcagCATCAGAATATCAACTTCATATGTTGAAACAAAATTGACTTGAAGATGGGGGGAagaaatgaatttataattgaCAATGCTTACCAAAATGCAGAGAAAGAATGGCCATGTGAAGGACAGTGGTTTTATCACTTCTCTGTACATAGAATTGCAAACCAGATTCATCATATCCAGAGACTTTAGCAGCTAGAAAGTTGAACATATCAGTTTTTCCATACCGGGGCGCACAAAAGAGAGCCGTCTCTCCATTGTGGTTGCGCATGCCTAACAATCCAGGGGCTTTCTTCAGAAGTTTACCTGCAACAGCTACAGTATGGTTGCTTGTGGCAGTCTCATGGAGGATTGTGTTTCCTACACCATTTTGGCGAGTCAACTTGTCGAGATGGTGATCAGGCAACTCATCTAGTAATTGTTCTACCAAGGATGCTTCTTTGGCATATGCAGCCATGTGAAGTACTGTATCGTCGTTTACTGTTATTACGTGCAATGCATGATCCTGAAGCTTTAAGCAGAGATCTGCAACGCTCTTCGTGTTTCCTTTCATGAGAGCACAGTACAAGTCTCCGTTTATTTTCTGTTTACGATCGATTTCACTGGTACCAGGAGACATCAAGGGTTCCATGTAGAAGGGAGGGGgtaattttttccttgaaaaagaataataaaaatcgCTATGCCAATCCTCAATAATAACCTTCTCCTTTATATCAGAATTCTACTATCATGCAACAGGATCCTGTTAATCTTGACGAGTACACTTACAAAGTATAATATTCTAGCTACCTCTCCTATTCTAAAGCTGCATCCAGAGCTTTTGACTTCATGACTGCATTTGGATTATCAATCATCTTTACTTGTGGTAGAGTTAGAATCTTGAACTTTTCCTTGATTTATTATTGCACAGTTATGATCACTAACTAGCTATATAGTTTTGCTTCATGTGCTAATTGGCACTTTATTGAAAATGAACCTTGCTTTATATGTGCCTTTAGCTGGTGCTTCTCCATGTTTAGTGGAATGTGGAATAACCTTTGTGTTGATTCATGGAATTAAATTCCTACTTTGTCAC
This is a stretch of genomic DNA from Populus alba chromosome 11, ASM523922v2, whole genome shotgun sequence. It encodes these proteins:
- the LOC118061409 gene encoding uncharacterized protein, translating into MKLTAEGYFITANSELRNLAKEWLKTTAEGCSVVAVLIATVAFAAAYTVPGGPNQSTGVPVLVNKPFFVVFTVTDVLSLAFALTSVVTFLSILTSPFRFKDFKHTLPDKLMVGFTFLFLSVAMMMVAFGATIILMIYSKESWTKITLYAVSFIPVGIFALSYFPLYPSLSKTYSLLQKIPFIKYIPAIPWNSFKCCRVETTDTHFP
- the LOC118061406 gene encoding uncharacterized protein yields the protein MEPLMSPGTSEIDRKQKINGDLYCALMKGNTKSVADLCLKLQDHALHVITVNDDTVLHMAAYAKEASLVEQLLDELPDHHLDKLTRQNGVGNTILHETATSNHTVAVAGKLLKKAPGLLGMRNHNGETALFCAPRYGKTDMFNFLAAKVSGYDESGLQFYVQRSDKTTVLHMAILSLHFDLAYRIALDYTHLIGQKDADGMTGLQLLSCNPSAFKLEPEEGFINLAKSYGCSVWREKVQKQKQLHRSAVELAKFLVRKDTSWELTYSSIDQSKPKIHKYGEKGGQERQEVHLFNKILDKEESLGETPLSLATKSGCVEIVEEILKLYPQAVEHIDDEGRNVLHVAIKYRQKKIFELVKGMDVPMKRLTRKIDGDGNSILHTVRKKRKDFISDEKNYSGLSASKKSLHPIS